In Xenorhabdus poinarii G6, the following are encoded in one genomic region:
- the lysS gene encoding lysine--tRNA ligase: protein MSQQQQGAEQAPDLNNELKTRREKLATLRSNGIAFPNDFRRENISEDLHAQYDDKTKEELEALNIEVTVAGRMMTRRIMGKASFATLQDMGGRIQIYVSRDDLPEGIYNTQFKKWDLGDILGARGKLFKTQTGELSIHCTELRLLTKALRPLPDKFHGLADQETRYRQRYLDLIANEDSRKTFQIRSKVMSALRNFMIKKDFMEVETPMMQAIPGGASARPFITHHNALDIDMYLRIAPELYLKRLVVGGFERVFEINRNFRNEGVSPRHNPEFTMMELYMAYADYQDLIVLTEELFRTLTQDVLGTTQVQYGEQTFDFGKPFAKMTMKEAICKYRPETNMADLDDMDKAVVIAESLGIDVEKGWGLGRVQCEIFEETAESHLIQPTFITEYPAEVSPLARRNNDNPFITDRFEFFIGGREIGNGFSELNDAEDQAERFAEQVRQKDEGDDEAMFYDEDYVTALEHGLPPTAGLGIGIDRMVMLFTNSHTIRDVILFPAMRPNK, encoded by the coding sequence ATGTCGCAACAACAGCAGGGAGCTGAACAGGCTCCTGATTTAAATAATGAACTGAAAACCCGCCGTGAAAAATTGGCTACCTTGCGTAGTAATGGCATTGCTTTCCCAAACGATTTTCGTCGCGAAAACATTTCCGAAGATTTGCATGCTCAATATGATGACAAGACGAAGGAAGAGCTGGAAGCGCTGAACATCGAAGTGACGGTTGCTGGTCGCATGATGACTCGCCGTATCATGGGTAAAGCCTCTTTTGCAACTCTGCAAGACATGGGTGGCCGCATTCAGATCTACGTATCCCGTGATGATCTGCCGGAAGGTATTTATAACACTCAGTTCAAGAAATGGGATTTGGGTGACATTTTAGGTGCACGCGGTAAGTTGTTCAAAACACAAACGGGTGAACTTTCCATTCACTGTACTGAGCTGCGTTTGCTGACGAAAGCACTGCGTCCACTGCCAGATAAATTCCACGGTCTGGCCGATCAAGAAACCCGTTATCGCCAGCGTTATTTGGATCTGATCGCAAATGAAGACTCCCGTAAGACATTCCAGATCCGTTCCAAGGTGATGTCTGCGCTGCGTAATTTCATGATCAAAAAAGATTTCATGGAAGTTGAAACGCCAATGATGCAGGCCATTCCCGGTGGTGCGAGTGCGCGTCCATTCATCACGCACCACAATGCGCTGGATATCGATATGTACCTGCGTATCGCCCCGGAACTGTACTTGAAACGTTTGGTTGTTGGGGGCTTCGAACGTGTTTTTGAAATCAACCGCAACTTCCGTAACGAAGGTGTTTCTCCGCGCCACAACCCAGAGTTCACTATGATGGAACTCTACATGGCTTACGCGGACTACCAAGATCTGATCGTACTGACCGAAGAACTATTCCGTACGTTGACACAAGACGTCCTTGGGACAACACAAGTTCAGTACGGTGAACAAACGTTTGATTTTGGTAAACCTTTTGCCAAAATGACCATGAAAGAAGCGATCTGTAAATATCGTCCAGAAACCAACATGGCCGATCTGGATGATATGGATAAGGCGGTTGTTATCGCGGAATCTTTGGGTATTGACGTTGAAAAAGGTTGGGGCTTAGGCCGTGTTCAGTGTGAAATCTTTGAAGAAACGGCTGAAAGCCACCTGATTCAGCCCACCTTCATTACAGAATATCCGGCAGAAGTTTCTCCGCTGGCACGTCGTAACAATGACAACCCATTCATTACTGATCGTTTTGAATTCTTCATTGGTGGTCGTGAAATTGGTAATGGTTTCTCGGAGCTGAACGACGCGGAAGATCAGGCAGAACGTTTTGCGGAGCAAGTTCGCCAGAAAGACGAAGGCGATGACGAAGCGATGTTTTACGATGAAGACTATGTTACTGCGTTGGAACATGGTTTGCCACCAACAGCAGGATTGGGGATCGGTATTGACCGGATGGTGATGTTGTTCACTAATAGCCATACGATTCGTGACGTTATTCTATTCCCGGCAATGCGCCCGAATAAATAA
- a CDS encoding IS630 family transposase encodes MSPSKKRLKHPKADAQARQAFVERIRHYEHAGKSIVYLDESGFAQSMPRTHGYSAKGLRCFGTHDWHAKSRINAIGAIIKKTFITLSLFAESINADVFHAWMTQDLLPKLPSRTVIVMDNASFHKRNDTIKAIADHGCQLEWLPAYSPDLNPIEHKWAEVKAIRRRERCSIDELFMEHVEHA; translated from the coding sequence ATATCACCGTCAAAAAAAAGGCTAAAACACCCCAAAGCTGACGCACAGGCTCGTCAGGCGTTTGTCGAGCGTATCCGCCACTATGAACACGCGGGCAAATCGATTGTTTATCTGGATGAAAGCGGTTTTGCGCAGTCTATGCCACGCACACACGGTTATTCGGCGAAAGGGCTGCGGTGTTTCGGCACACACGACTGGCACGCTAAAAGTCGCATTAATGCCATTGGCGCCATCATCAAAAAGACCTTCATCACCTTAAGCTTGTTTGCAGAGAGCATTAATGCGGATGTTTTTCATGCCTGGATGACCCAAGATTTATTGCCAAAGCTCCCAAGCCGGACAGTAATTGTCATGGATAATGCCTCATTCCATAAACGAAATGACACGATAAAAGCGATAGCAGACCACGGATGCCAATTGGAGTGGTTACCTGCTTACAGTCCGGATTTGAATCCCATCGAACACAAATGGGCCGAAGTAAAAGCGATAAGAAGACGTGAAAGATGTTCAATTGATGAGTTGTTTATGGAACATGTGGAGCATGCCTAA
- a CDS encoding IS630 transposase-related protein → MGYSLDFRKRVRAYKDKHSLTFEQTSNHFEVSIRTLFRWSHKIAPCMTRDKPPTKISDEALIADVRNDPDDYQWERAKRLGVSQSAIHYALKRLNITVKKKAKTPQS, encoded by the coding sequence ATGGGTTACAGTCTGGATTTCCGAAAAAGAGTACGGGCATACAAAGACAAACATTCATTGACATTCGAGCAAACAAGCAACCACTTTGAGGTTTCTATCCGCACCTTGTTTCGGTGGAGTCACAAAATAGCGCCCTGTATGACGCGTGATAAACCGCCCACTAAAATTAGTGACGAGGCACTTATCGCCGATGTCCGAAATGACCCCGATGACTATCAATGGGAAAGGGCAAAACGGCTGGGCGTCTCACAATCAGCTATCCATTACGCCTTGAAACGGCTGAATATCACCGTCAAAAAAAAGGCTAAAACACCCCAAAGCTGA
- a CDS encoding GNAT family N-acetyltransferase, with product MVQILRWQNQQYRITTDNTELNVIAIHQYLTRSSWSEGIDIDTVRQAIANSLNFGLFDQNEQIGFARIVTDFSTFGYLCDVYVLEKYQKQKLGRWLMECCHSHPALNKLRRIMLVTSTAPWLYEKMGYTPINRENFVWNIVRQDIYTHKA from the coding sequence ATGGTTCAAATTTTAAGATGGCAAAATCAACAATATAGAATAACAACAGATAACACTGAGTTGAATGTCATAGCAATTCATCAATATCTAACTCGCTCTTCTTGGTCTGAAGGGATTGATATTGACACAGTTCGCCAAGCTATTGCCAATAGCCTCAATTTTGGGCTTTTTGATCAGAACGAGCAAATTGGATTTGCTCGTATAGTTACTGACTTTTCTACTTTTGGTTATCTTTGTGATGTCTATGTGTTAGAAAAGTATCAAAAACAAAAACTGGGGCGTTGGTTAATGGAATGCTGCCATTCCCATCCCGCTCTAAATAAATTACGACGTATTATGCTTGTAACTTCAACAGCCCCTTGGCTATATGAAAAGATGGGTTACACACCAATAAATCGCGAGAACTTTGTTTGGAATATTGTGCGTCAAGATATTTATACGCACAAAGCGTAA
- a CDS encoding ISAs1 family transposase: MYLDSFTDHFSDIKDPRQTAKVAYPLFDILFATLCAIIAGAEGWSDIQEYTEGHHDWFLKQGMFKEGVPVDDTIARVLSRIKPEQFNLCFINWMRSVHQLTKGELVAIDGKVLRGSYHREDRYSTLHMVSAYAAANQLVIGQVRTQSKSNEITAIPELIKLLELKGALISIDAMGCQTQIARDIIEAGADYLLSVKDNQKNLHRVVREALAGQLSGSLTREKVHIEQGHGRIEIRQSHVMDASSLVAHFPEWPELKTVGVTVGYRQEKGKSASLEYRYAISSAELTEEQFAQAIRSHWQIENNLHWILDVSFREDDCKIYRKNAAENIAILRRVALNMLKKETTKLSIRMKRKRAWMKIGFLEQVLQAGFSGLDDI; encoded by the coding sequence ATGTACCTTGACAGTTTCACTGACCATTTCTCCGATATCAAAGACCCACGCCAGACGGCCAAAGTGGCCTATCCTTTATTTGACATTTTGTTTGCCACCCTTTGCGCGATTATTGCGGGGGCGGAGGGCTGGAGTGATATTCAGGAATATACTGAAGGCCATCATGACTGGTTTCTTAAACAAGGTATGTTCAAAGAAGGCGTTCCTGTTGATGACACCATTGCCCGGGTCCTTTCTCGCATCAAACCAGAACAATTTAATCTCTGTTTTATCAACTGGATGCGTTCTGTTCACCAACTCACCAAAGGGGAATTAGTGGCGATCGACGGTAAAGTATTGCGTGGCTCTTATCATCGTGAAGATCGTTATTCAACTCTCCACATGGTGAGTGCTTACGCCGCTGCAAACCAACTCGTCATTGGTCAGGTCAGAACACAAAGTAAGTCAAATGAGATCACTGCCATCCCTGAACTGATTAAGTTATTGGAACTGAAAGGCGCCCTCATTTCCATTGATGCAATGGGATGTCAAACCCAGATAGCCCGGGACATTATTGAGGCGGGCGCTGATTATTTGCTGAGTGTGAAAGACAATCAGAAAAATCTCCACCGTGTAGTCAGGGAGGCACTGGCGGGACAACTCTCCGGGTCATTGACAAGAGAAAAAGTACACATAGAACAGGGGCATGGACGTATTGAAATTAGGCAAAGTCATGTCATGGATGCGAGTTCATTAGTCGCCCATTTCCCGGAATGGCCTGAATTAAAAACAGTTGGCGTGACAGTCGGATACCGGCAAGAAAAAGGAAAATCCGCCAGCCTGGAATACCGTTACGCCATCAGTTCTGCAGAGTTAACAGAAGAACAGTTTGCTCAGGCCATACGTAGCCACTGGCAGATCGAAAATAATCTTCACTGGATACTGGATGTCTCCTTTCGGGAAGATGACTGCAAAATTTACCGTAAAAATGCAGCGGAAAACATCGCGATATTGAGACGGGTCGCGTTAAATATGTTAAAAAAAGAAACGACTAAATTAAGTATCAGAATGAAACGTAAACGAGCCTGGATGAAAATCGGCTTTTTGGAGCAGGTATTACAAGCAGGGTTTTCCGGTTTGGATGATATTTGA
- the traN gene encoding conjugal transfer protein TraN, which translates to MSACIEKRKAYCCFNSPLSRIIQEQVRP; encoded by the coding sequence CTGAGTGCTTGCATTGAAAAGAGAAAGGCCTATTGCTGTTTCAACTCTCCGCTTTCTCGCATTATTCAGGAGCAAGTTCGTCCTTAA